The proteins below come from a single Vitis vinifera cultivar Pinot Noir 40024 chromosome 9, ASM3070453v1 genomic window:
- the LOC100250200 gene encoding chaperone protein dnaJ 8, chloroplastic, whose product MAVSGVGEMIGAGGSSPWIQLRDRWSRKKANRSRVSRVSASLNLTDPYKTLRIQPGASESEVKKAFRRLALQYHPDVCRGSNCGVQFHLINEAYDTVMSNFREESTSTGEMLEEMDESMRGYDDPDWELWEEWMGWEGAGIRDYSSHINPYI is encoded by the exons ATGGCGGTGAGTGGTGTTGGTGAGATGATCGGTGCCGGAGGATCTTCTCCCTGGATTCAGTTGAGGGATCGATGGTCCAGAAAGAAGGCGAATCGATCTAGGGTTTCTCGTGTCTCTGCGTCTCTCAATCTCACTGATCCCTACAAGACTCTTCGGATTCAACCTGGTGCTTCTGAATCTGAAGTGAAAAAGGCTTTCAGACGATTGGCTCTGCAG tATCATCCGGATGTGTGTAGAGGAAGCAATTGCGGTGTACAGTTTCACCTCATCAACGAAGCTTACGAT ACTGTGATGAGCAATTTCAGGGAAGAATCGACAAGCACGGGGGAGATGTTGGAGGAGATGGACGAATCGATGAGAGGATATGACGATCCTGATTGGGAGTTGTGGGAAGAGTGGATGGGATGGGAAGGAGCTGGAATTCGCGACTATTCATCTCATATCAATccctatatttga